In the genome of Pangasianodon hypophthalmus isolate fPanHyp1 chromosome 15, fPanHyp1.pri, whole genome shotgun sequence, the window CTTAATTATCCACTGAACCATTAAAGAAatcttaaagaaccctttttctaagagtaaAGAGTTTTCTGTTTGTATTCTCAATTCTCAGGCCAATTGGACTTGATGTAATTGTGATATCACTGTGATACTTTGCCAGAGACCAAAGGTGCAAACACGATCATAATGCCTTCTGCAGGGGTCACTGTGCACTGCATGGTGTTAACACTGCCACCTGGAGTATACACTTTCACTGCAGTTGAGCTTTTCACCAGGCTAGACTGAGGCTGGCTGGTTTAATTTTCAAATGCTTTGTCGCCCCCTGCTGTACTCATGCAGTACCTCACCTTTCCTGTGGAGCTGCAGCACACCCAACAGACACATGGACTTGAGCATCTCGGTGATGTACATCTCCAAGCAGCACTGCAGCTGGATGAAGAGCCTGCAGATTTCAGGGTGGATCTCGCCATCCTCTGGCCTACGAGTCCAGAAAAGAAGATATGTCACATACGAAGGGTACTTTTCCAGGGCATGAAACTAATAACTGGTGAAAAGTTTCCTACCCAGAGATGAGCGTGAGGTGCTGGTAGGCGCTCTGAGCCACCGTGCAGCCTTTGGTGCGTGTGCTGTGCATGCGTGCCCTCAGAGTGGGACAATCAGCCGTGATCTCTCCTATGGAGATGACCTGCTCACGGTGGAGTGCCACCAGAGTGTTAAACTCCTGCACCGcctgaacatgaacacaaaGCTTTCTCAGTGTGATGTCCACAGCAGGACAGTGACCATTAGcatcacacacagtaaatgATTTCTCTTGGTTTCTGATAGGTCCTATAGGTGGATCAGGTGACTATCTCTATGCATTTAATGGTTTCCAGGGGAGTTGAAAGCTCTTAGAAGTCTGCTGGTCTCTAATGGTGACCTTGTAGCCATAGATGTGGTTTATAGGTAATACAGAGAACCTTATGGTCCACATCTGTGATGCTTCTCATCTGTAATGTGTGTCTCAGCTGATTCAGTACACCACTTATGCAATGTTACATGACATTTTCTTTGCCATAGAGTTAGTCCACCACAATAAACAGTAGCCTTAGACGGACAAACGGACAAAACAACCCATTACTGGTTCCTGGAGGTTTCTAAAAGGTTTGGAATGGTTGCCTGTTTTTGTTGTCCATATGCACAGATGTGACCATGCAGAGGGTCGTAACTCAGACGGCATAAACACAAAGCATTCTCAGTGCTATGCTAAAAACAGTATAGTTGCCATCATGCCTGGATGTATCACGTTGTGGATGTGACATCTCCAGATGACTGCGTTCTAGCATGAAAATTAATCTGCGTGAGTCACGATACTGGGAAAGCTAAATCTCAGTGGCAAATTACCAACCAAACATCTTTCTATTATTAATGAACAGATCATTTGACACGCCGTAGCAGGGCATTTACCAGCAAGCAAGCCTGACAACAATCACATCAAGGCGCATCGGTCATTTTATATCTAGCCTCTTACTGATTGCTACAATTACAGACAAATGCGGCGGTGCGCATTTGGGAAAACACTGCAAAATCTGAAAGCCCCGGCGTGATTAAACGCTGATAGAATGATGCCGCGGTAACACTGCGGTATTCCTGCTGTCTGCTCACCGCTCTGCAGTGCTCCAGAGCCCGCTGTCCTCCCCTGCGGGCGCTGTCCGTGCTCTCCCGCCGCTCGGGTTCGCTGCGCGCCGCTTTGCCCAGCTGAAACATGCGGCCTGCGGATCCGGGGCGGCTCTTTCGCCCGTTCGGTGCGGAACACATGCATACGCGTCCACGGACGAGCCCACCCCCCGCACCAGCAAATTAGCCTGCGTGTTCGTGCGCGCCAGAGGTCGTCGAGTCGGAACGAGTCGAGTCGCGGGTTCGTTTTTCAGCGTGATCGCGAGCCGCACGGACGCGATCGACTCCTCTGCATCTCTTCCTCGGATGAAGCGAGCGGCGCACACAGCGACCgcgcgcgctcacacacacgcacacacacacacacgcacgcacacacgcactcacgcaCGCGCGAGCGCCAGTACGAGCAGACACAAGAAGCCGTCTGCGTGAAACGCTTCTGTCCTTCAGGACGCAAGGACTGACGAGAAGAGAAGCGTGATAGCCCGGTCAGCCTCTCAGCACGACACTACTCTCTGCTGCGGCACTACTGAAGCTCTAATGTTACAGGACAGTTTATTTTCCACACTGACCACCAATCCGTGACTTCTTACTGTGTGGCTTTCATGCAAACTTGGTGGTTTATAAGCGTAATAacctgaaatgtttttattgtgcTTTCCATATGCTTGGATAGTATAatgcacgaaaaaaaaaaaaaaggcctgaaGGTAATACAGGAAGGTTTACTAATGGCACTGTGGCGTTCCACAAATTTCTGTGGGCCcctgtttcaaaaaaaaaaaaaaaatccaggatagtcaaaaaataaataaatacataaataatccAGGATAGTCAGTACTTCTGCTCACTGATGACCTGGGGGCTGTGATGGTGACCTTGTAGCCATATGAACTAATTAATCTACACTCATcaattaatatgtaaattagcatttcaattaattaattactattAGCAGCAAATATTTTGGTGGGTTTAGGCAGTAAAGGGAAGCTGTAACAACTGCAGATGCAGGTGCTGCGTTTCAGTTTTGGGCCGAATGTGGCCTTGTGACAGGACAAGCTTACACATGTTTCTCTCGGTTCCTAATGGTTTTCTCTTATTAATGGTTAGAAATGCTACCTTCCATAATACCTTCCACAGGCATTTAGGGCCAGGTTAACTGTGCCACTTAAGAGGAAGCTGTGGCAATATTGTGAGGGGAAGTAATTAttcagacatgtttttttttttatttcatttaatatatattctggtttactgtatatatgcacTTCAGATTtcaaattataaatatgaacataaagtatgtattcataagcataaacaaacatGTGTTTATAGAATGAAAGTAATAAGGAAAAAGTATTGAGACACCACAAATTAACAACTTTGTTTAACTTTGTTACCCACAAAGTTGTTACCCATAAACTCTTGCCAAATCCTTTTCAATTAAAAgctatattgttatatattagaTGCTTCTACTGTTACCATAAACAGGCAACTCAACTGGGCAGCGGactttgaaaaaataaattaagttcTGTTGAATGTGATCTAATTACTAAGAATTAACAAGTTTTGAAGTGTGCTTCAGGTCCATCTGCATTGTGAAGCACTTTTGAATGAGTTTTGAAGAATTCGGCTGAATCTGGGcagataataatatatataatataatataatcctatacacttcagaaatcatcctgctgcttttgtcatcagtcacatcatcaagaaatgcaagagaaccagttccattagcagcctttttttttttttttaaaaaaaacctctaatctgattttcctgtttttgaggcttaccagtggtttacatcttgtggtaaaccctctgtatttactctgttAAAGTTTACatttgattgttgactttgacacagataggcctacctcctggTGTTCTTCATCTGGCAAACCGTTGTGACAGGGTTTTTCTCCACCAGAGACAGAAAAATACTTGTCATCCACCACAGATTTTTCCATGGTCTTCCgtgccttttggtgttcctgagctcaccagtgctttttAAGAACGTACCAAATAGTTGATCTGTCCACATCTAATGTTTTTTGCTATCTctcagcaacagattccaaatgcaaatgcttGAAATCAACTGTAGACCTTTCATCTGCTTACTTGTAAATGAATTACAAGTATGTATggattacactgtcaagtttaCATAgctcatttatttcaattacacacacattaaatttcagatttatgtattaataaaagaaatgttaaatatggaaaaaaaatataattaaagaaAGCAAGTCAACACAAAATCATAAATTAAGAAACTAGCCGCTAGCCACtgcatcttcttttaatgcttTAGAACCATGACTAAGTGATCGATATTTGACCTATGTGGTATGTCTCAAGCTGCAATGAATGCTCCCTAGTGTTGTGTATTCTCATCAGGCATCCTGAGTACAGGTATTCTGACACATCCCGTCTTGCTTTTCCAGCACAGCATTGGGGAGGGCACACTGGTGTGCAAGAGGTTAAAGTGTGTGAGAGGCTGAAGAACAGCTTTCTGGCAAGCCAAGacttaaaacaattaaacattgcagtttccctgtgtgatgtgcttggtgatcacctgggtacagtgtagatttcttttttttctccattttcacatcGAACCATTTTCTTAATTCATAgctaattcaccttttctgtctcCTGATTTTACTCTTTTCAGGTACTGTTACATTACAAAATCAATGTTATTGGTGTAGACCTaagtaaaaattaattttcacaCTTTCAGCGCTCTGCAAACCCTAACtttttggagttttgtgggcgtcactaaatgtaaatgagctgtgGCATGCGTGTGCATCtgttccagggtgtattcctacctcacaCCCAGCGTTCCtgagataggctctggattcaacttgaccctgatcaggaaaaagcgcttactgaagatgaacgaatgaacgTAATAACcagtaaaatgcattttaaaacctCCAATACATCATATCCTATCTTGATTATTAACAATATAAACTCAGAAGTCGCTTCCCATGCTGGGGAAATATCCTAATGGGAACCGGGTGTGAAAATAAGAGATAAGAGGGAATGGGGCACTAATAATATCACCTTTTTGTTCAGATTTAAACCAGTCattattaacacttttattatCACTTTGTTGCTCTCAGATCGAAACGACCTGAACAGTATCTCTGAAATGTATATCACTTAGAAAAAAATACCTTTtactttctaaaaataatacataatgtgTATAGTGATAGTATGTGTCCACGGCTTTGCCTCATACATCTCTGACATGGTCGAGTTCTCGTCATATCACCAGAGGAGGATGTAGAAAAGGccacacaaaatgataaaagagGAAAGCACCCAGTGGAAAGAGAAGATGAAGGTGATCATATCAGAGTGAAAAGTCCAGCCCCTTATGTCTCCCAGTTCCAGTCTGTTCAGTCCCAACGCTCTGAGAGGGAACTGCCACTGACCAGCCGAAGCTCTGTGTCTCTGCAGACCTGAAACATGGACAATAACACTTAATGAACAGTTAACTAAGTAAACAATTACAGAACTACACATCATACTTGTTATtaatttatagtaacatttaatgtcatgataATTTAATGTCATCTTAAAAAAGGTTTGTTTTCCCTTTcttcatagcagctataaataatcaTTCTCTCGACGGCCCCTCTTTTTAATCTCCCgtgaagttaatatgacaaaaattgCAGCAAAGCGTAACCTCCGTAAGACTTTCCTGTGTGTAAAgtttcagctttacctctgactgttacaaaacccCGAAACtaaagactccttccataaatgttaaataaactccttacagaaaagttcaccatatcaataataacacattttaattgaGAGTCTGCCTctgagtccctgtgaatgagctgttactacagaaacactactgtattagaatgagcattaatataaacctgtgatttgcagcagcattactg includes:
- the rgs7bpb gene encoding regulator of G-protein signaling 7-binding protein B, whose protein sequence is MCSAPNGRKSRPGSAGRMFQLGKAARSEPERRESTDSARRGGQRALEHCRAAVQEFNTLVALHREQVISIGEITADCPTLRARMHSTRTKGCTVAQSAYQHLTLISGPEDGEIHPEICRLFIQLQCCLEMYITEMLKSMCLLGVLQLHRKGNEPCPESNADCRVDESSDVPILEDRSSSPVDFPHESWLVCTDIENIESDMREMRNLLSKLRETMPLPLKNQDDSSLLNLTPYPLVRQRKRRFSGLCCLVSG